Proteins co-encoded in one Medicago truncatula cultivar Jemalong A17 chromosome 8, MtrunA17r5.0-ANR, whole genome shotgun sequence genomic window:
- the LOC11412382 gene encoding aluminum-activated malate transporter 9 isoform X2, translated as MAPKLAKSGSFRYTLAEKKERLLSMKGGDHIGNGLLQEQEESNMVKFKEMMKLVAEKAWEMGRSDPRKIIFAAKMGLALALISLLIFLKEPFDFTRHSVWAILTVVVVFEFSIGATLNRGFNRGLGTLSAGGLAVGMGELSALAGEWEEVIVIISTFIVGFCITYAKLYPTLKPYEYGFRVFLITYCYITVSGYHSGEFLDTSISRFLLIALGAAVSLGVNICIYPIWAGEDLHNLLIKNFTGVATSLEGVVNHYLNCVEYKKVPSKILTYQAAADDPVYSGYRSAVESTSKEDSLLGFAVWEPPHGKYKMLNYPWKNYVKVSGALRHCAFMVMAMHGCILSEIQAPAEKRHVFLNELKRVGSEGARVLRELGNKVKKMEKLDRGDLLFDVHEAAEELQQKIDKKSYLLVNSELWEIGNRPRDESNDDHPKGLFHMDEDRKFLEYKSLSEAVLDLRSIEVQNNWDEKTTDDNSNNHDVPPIANENMFVKQMSWPAHVYYKPEVKAKEEESKTYESASSLSLTTFTSLLIEFVARLQNLVDSFEELGEKANFKDPLEKQGAVASGGFWTRLFNYFRS; from the exons ATGGCACCAAAGTTAGCGAAATCAGGATCATTTCGTTATACTTTAGCTGAGAAAAAGGAAAGACTTCTCTCAATGAAGGGTGGTGATCATATAGGAAATGGTTTGCTACAAGAACAAGAGGAATCTAATATGGTCAAATTCAAAGAGATGATGAAACTCGTTGCTGAAAAAGCATGGGAAATGGGTCGTTCTGATCCAAGGAAGATCATTTTCGCTGCTAAAATGGGTCTTGCTTTGGCCCTTATCTCccttttgatttttcttaaagAACCCTTCGATTTTACCCGTCATTCTGTTTGGGCTATTCTCACCGTCGTCGTCGTCTTTGAATTCAGTATAG GAGCAACTCTGAACAGAGGGTTTAACAGAGGATTAGGGACATTGTCAGCCGGAGGACTTGCTGTAGGAATGGGAGAGTTATCAGCATTGGCTGGAGAATGGGAAGAAGTTATAGTGATTATCAGTACATTCATTGTTGGATTTTGTATTACCTATGCAAAATTGTACCCAACTTTGAAGCCTTATGAATATGGGTTCCGTGTGTTCTTGATTACTTATTGCTACATTACAGTATCTGGTTATCATAGTGGCGAATTTCTTGATACATCTATAAGTAGATTTTTGCTCATTGCACTTGGTGCTGCTGTATCTTTGGGAGTTAATATCTGCATATATCCTATCTGGGCTGGAGAGGATTTGCATAatcttttgataaaaaatttcaCGGGTGTTGCAACATCACTGGAAG GGGTTGTCAATCACTACCTTAATTGTGTAGAATACAAGAAGGTGCCATCCAAAATTTTGACTTACCAAGCTGCTGCTGACGACCCAGTTTACAGTGGCTACAGATCAGCTGTTGAATCTACAAGTAAAGAGGACTCATTG TTGGGATTTGCTGTATGGGAACCACCTCATGGTAAATACAAAATGCTTAACTATCCATGGAAGAATTATGTCAAAGTAAGTGGGGCTCTAAGACATTGTGCATTCATGGTCATGGCCATGCATGGATGCATACTTTCTGAAATTCAG GCTCCAGCTGAGAAGAGACATGTTTTCCTCAATGAGCTTAAGAGGGTAGGTTCCGAAGGAGCAAGAGTGTTGCGCGAACTTggaaacaaagtaaaaaagatGGAGAAACTAGACAGAGGAGATTTGCTGTTTGATGTACACGAGGCAGCAGAAGAATTACAACAAAAGATCGATAAAAAATCTTACCTCCTTGTAAACTCAGAGCTCTGGGAGATCGGAAACCGTCCAAGAGATGAAAGTAATGATGATCATCCTAAAGGCCTATTTCACATGGATGAAGATAGAAAATTTCTAGAGTACAAGTCTCTAAGTGAAGCAGTACTTGATCTTAGATCAATTGAAGTTCAAAACAATTGGGATGAAAAAACTACAGATGATAATAGTAATAACCATGATGTGCCTCCTATTGCCAATGAAAACATGTTTGTGAAACAAATGTCTTGGCCTGCTCATGTTTACTACAAACCAGAAGTCAAAGCAAAAGAGGAAGAATCAAAAACTTATGAAAGTGCAAGTTCGTTGTCTCTAACGACATTTACATCACTTCTGATAGAATTTGTAGCAAGGCTTCAAAATTTAGTGGACTCATTTGAAGAATTGGGTGAGAAAGCTAATTTTAAGGACCCCCTTGAAAAACAAGGCGCGGTGGCCTCTGGCGGGTTTTGGACAAGATTGTTTAACTACTTCAGATCCTAG
- the LOC11417009 gene encoding aluminum-activated malate transporter 9 produces the protein MGRSDPRKIIFAAKMGLALTIISLLIFLKEPFNKDIGRNSVWAILTVVVVFEFSIGATLSKGFNRGLGTLSAGGLAVGVGELSALAGEWEEIIVIITTFIVGFCATYAKLYPTLKPYEYGFRVFLITYCYITVSGYHTGEFLDTSISRFLLIALGAAVSLGVNICIYPIWAGEDLYNLVIKNFMGVATSLEGVVNHYLLTYQAAADDPVYSGYRSAVESKSNEETLLGFAVWEPPHGKYKMLKYPWKNYVKVSEALRYCAFVVMAMHGCILSEIQAPADKRQVFHKELKRVCSEGAQVLRELGNKVQKMEKLDRRDLLHKVHEAAEELQLKIDKKSYLLVNSELWEIGNHSREETNDDLPEGHINMDEDKQFLEYKSLSEAALDLRSIEVQNNWDEITRDNNSNNHDVPPSIANENMFVKQTSWPAHVYYKPEVKAKEEVSKTYESASSLSLTTFTSLLIEFVARLQNLVDSFEELGEKANFKDPLEQQGAIASGWFRRRLFNCFISQD, from the exons ATGGGTCGGTCTGATCCAAGGAAGATTATATTTGCCGCAAAAATGGGTCTTGCTTTGACTATTATCTCCCTTTTGATTTTTCTCAAAGAACCCTTCAACAAAGATATTGGTCGTAACTCTGTTTGGGCTATTCTCACCGTTGTAGTTGTCTTTGAATTCAGTATAG GGGCAACTCTGAGCAAGGGGTTTAACAGAGGATTAGGGACATTGTCAGCTGGAGGACTTGCTGTTGGAGTGGGAGAGTTATCAGCATTGGCTGGAGAATGGGAAGAAATTATAGTTATTATCACTACATTCATTGTTGGATTCTGTGCTACTTATGCAAAACTCTATCCAACTTTAAAGCCTTATGAATATGGTTTCCGTGTGTTCTTGATCACTTATTGCTACATTACAGTATCTGGTTATCATACTGGTGAGTTTCTTGATACATCTATAAGTAGATTTTTGCTCATTGCACTTGGTGCTGCTGTCTCTTTGGGAGTCAATATCTGCATATATCCTATTTGGGCCGGAGAAGATTTGTATAATCTTGTGATAAAAAATTTCATGGGCGTTGCAACATCTCTAGAAG GGGTTGTCAATCACTACCTTCTGACTTACCAAGCAGCTGCTGATGACCCAGTTTACAGTGGCTACAGATCAGCAGTTGAATCTAAAAGTAACGAGGAAACATTG TTGGGATTTGCTGTATGGGAACCACCTCATGGTAAATACAAAATGCTTAAATATCCATGGAAGAATTATGTCAAAGTAAGCGAGGCTCTTAGGTATTGCGCGTTTGTGGTTATGGCCATGCATGGATGCATACTTTCTGAAATTCAG GCCCCGGCTGATAAGAGACAGGTTTTTCACAAAGAGCTTAAGAGGGTATGTTCCGAAGGAGCACAAGTGTTGCGCGAACTTGGAAACAAAGTCCAGAAGATGGAGAAGCTGGACAGGAGAGATTTGTTGCACAAAGTGCACGAGGCAGCCGAAGAATTGCAACTAAAGATCGATAAAAAATCTTACCTTCTTGTCAATTCAGAGCTCTGGGAAATTGGAAACCATTCTAGAGAGGAAACTAATGATGATCTTCCTGAAGGCCACATTAACATGGATGAAGACAAACAATTTCTAGAGTACAAGTCTCTAAGTGAAGCAGCACTTGATCTCAGATCAATTGAAGTTCAAAACAATTGGGATGAAATAACTAGagataataatagtaataaccATGATGTGCCTCCTTCTATCGCCAATGAAAACATGTTcgtgaaacaaacatcttggcCTGCTCATGTTTACTACAAACCAGAAGTCAAAGCAAAAGAGGAAGTATCAAAAACTTATGAAAGTGCAAGTTCGTTGTCTCTAACGACATTTACATCActattgattgaatttgtagcaAGGCTTCAAAATTTAGTGGATTCATTTGAAGAATTGGGTGAGAAAGCTAACTTTAAGGACCCCCTTGAACAACAAGGTGCCATAGCATCTGGCTGGTTTAGGAGGAGATTGTTTAACTGCTTTATATCCCAGGATTGA
- the LOC11417010 gene encoding uncharacterized protein translates to MEDFKNDTRKRVRDDDSDADSYESKRVHSGLDDNSSGSCVDSDGSEPVQVEPDSYEVNEIKDDILNILDETENVTTVQGLDSVIKSFEEEILAPGQDLNPTHVPVSDNLNPNLGYLLEASDDELGLPPTVTPNEEKELPQINDSGRVGPDGVDLSGFFWFEEDIRNNEAFGFMGYDAVADDNGGGYVTIDGLFDYADPGDLLWRSETLQAM, encoded by the coding sequence ATGGAAGACTTCAAAAATGATACCAGGAAACGAGTTCGTGACGACGACTCGGATGCCGACTCTTACGAATCAAAGCGAGTTCACTCAGGTTTAGATGATAACTCGTCCGGCTCGTGTGTTGACTCAGACGGGTCCGAACCCGTTCAAGTTGAACCCGATTCGTATGAGGTTAACGAGATAAAAGACGATATTTTGAACATTCTCGACGAGACAGAAAATGTCACAACCGTGCAGGGTCTTGACTCTGTCATCAAGAGCTTTGAAGAAGAAATACTTGCTCCGGGTCAAGATTTGAACCCGACCCATGTACCCGTCTCTGACAATTTAAACCCGAACCTAGGATATCTACTGGAAGCTTCTGATGATGAACTTGGTTTACCACCGACGGTGACGCCAAACGAGGAAAAAGAGTTGCCTCAAATCAACGATTCGGGTCGGGTTGGTCCAGATGGAGTTGATTTAAGCGGGTTCTTTTGGTTTGAAGAAGATATTCGTAACAATGAAGCGTTTGGGTTCATGGGTTATGACGCCGTCGCCGATGATAACGGTGGCGGTTATGTAACGATTGACGGACTGTTTGATTATGCTGACCCCGGTGATCTTTTGTGGCGGTCGGAGACGTTACAGGCTATGTAG